The following proteins come from a genomic window of Oricola thermophila:
- a CDS encoding LysR family transcriptional regulator yields MDTDSLNIVVTVARLGSFANAARALDADPSSVSRTVASVEAALGLRLFQRTTRRLTVTEEGEAYLRRIGPLLEEFDLAREEARRIRDEPSGTLRFTASVAFAHECVVPHLGEFRERYPALAVELHPTDANLDLIAAGMDLAVRLAAAPQGDLVSTRLARTRYRVVASPDYVDSYGPFTDPRQLENCDCLRFALPDFRTRWRFRRAGEETVEVPVSGGVLISNALALRRAALDGLGPALLPDWLIRRHLDEGRLVDLFPDRECAATDFDTGAWALYPSRSFLPQKVRVAIDFLREKLRPDSGAIPGNTDCPAP; encoded by the coding sequence ATGGACACGGATTCCCTGAATATTGTCGTGACCGTTGCACGGCTGGGGAGCTTCGCCAACGCGGCGCGGGCGCTGGACGCCGACCCGTCATCGGTTTCGCGAACGGTCGCCTCGGTGGAGGCCGCGCTCGGCCTGCGCCTGTTCCAGCGCACGACCCGCCGGCTCACGGTGACGGAAGAGGGTGAAGCCTATCTTCGCCGGATCGGACCGCTGCTGGAGGAATTCGATCTGGCGCGCGAGGAGGCGCGCCGCATACGCGACGAGCCATCGGGCACGCTGCGGTTCACCGCCTCGGTCGCATTCGCGCATGAGTGCGTCGTTCCCCACCTGGGTGAGTTCCGGGAACGTTATCCCGCCCTGGCGGTCGAGCTCCATCCGACGGACGCGAACCTGGACCTGATCGCCGCCGGCATGGACCTCGCGGTTCGCCTCGCCGCCGCGCCGCAGGGCGATCTCGTCAGCACGCGGCTTGCCCGCACGCGCTATCGCGTCGTGGCATCGCCGGATTACGTCGACTCGTACGGCCCGTTCACCGATCCGAGGCAACTGGAGAATTGCGACTGCCTGCGTTTCGCGCTTCCCGACTTCCGGACACGATGGCGTTTCAGGCGGGCGGGGGAAGAGACTGTCGAGGTGCCGGTTTCGGGAGGCGTTCTGATCTCCAACGCATTGGCGCTTCGCCGCGCTGCCCTGGACGGGCTCGGGCCGGCGCTGCTACCCGACTGGCTGATCCGGCGTCATCTCGACGAGGGCCGCCTGGTCGATCTGTTCCCGGACCGCGAATGTGCCGCCACGGATTTCGACACGGGTGCCTGGGCGCTCTATCCGAGCCGCTCGTTCCTGCCGCAGAAGGTGCGCGTCGCGATCGACTTCCTGCGCGAAAAGCTGCGCCCGGACAGCGGTGCTATCCCCGGAAATACAGATTGTCCGGCACCATGA
- a CDS encoding MBL fold metallo-hydrolase, whose translation MRFLHTLTGLVAIAIAGSVAPAAAQDREEPPSQCRAIAQALPGVIFASAAASENPLNAPEAVTITFEGHSTYVIETPAGVRIATDFSGFHGADPVPRVVTMNRAHSSHYTLSPDARIEVVLPGWNPDGPEPAEHRVVVDDVYIRNVTTDIRSWETGGMIPDANSIFIFEIAGLCIGHLGHLHHELTDTHYAEIGRLDIVMVPVDGGLTLSHEGMAEITNRLRASIVLPMHLRGTRLDSFLARMEPDFAIEFLDGNSLTISVRDLPGRPTIMVPDNLYFRG comes from the coding sequence ATGCGCTTCCTTCACACCCTGACCGGGCTTGTCGCCATAGCCATTGCGGGCTCCGTCGCACCGGCAGCCGCGCAGGACCGGGAGGAGCCGCCCAGCCAGTGCCGGGCGATTGCCCAGGCCCTGCCCGGCGTGATCTTCGCCTCGGCGGCGGCATCCGAAAACCCGCTGAATGCCCCCGAGGCGGTGACGATCACGTTCGAGGGACATTCCACCTATGTCATCGAGACGCCGGCCGGCGTCAGGATCGCCACGGATTTCTCCGGTTTCCATGGCGCCGATCCCGTGCCTCGCGTCGTCACCATGAACCGGGCCCATTCCTCCCACTACACGCTTTCGCCCGACGCCCGCATCGAGGTCGTCCTGCCGGGCTGGAATCCCGACGGTCCCGAACCGGCGGAACACCGGGTGGTCGTCGACGATGTCTATATCCGCAACGTGACCACCGACATTCGCTCCTGGGAAACCGGCGGCATGATCCCGGACGCCAATTCGATCTTCATCTTCGAGATCGCCGGCCTGTGCATCGGCCATCTCGGCCACCTGCACCACGAGCTGACCGACACGCATTACGCGGAAATCGGCCGGCTCGACATCGTCATGGTGCCGGTCGATGGCGGCCTGACCCTGTCGCACGAGGGCATGGCGGAGATCACGAACCGCCTGCGTGCCTCCATCGTCCTGCCGATGCACCTGCGCGGCACGCGCCTCGACAGTTTCCTCGCCCGCATGGAGCCGGACTTCGCCATCGAATTCCTGGACGGAAACTCGCTGACCATCAGCGTTCGCGACCTGCCCGGGCGCCCGACCATCATGGTGCCGGACAATCTGTATTTCCGGGGATAG